The following nucleotide sequence is from Channa argus isolate prfri chromosome 9, Channa argus male v1.0, whole genome shotgun sequence.
GGGAGAGGTTTTTGCCACATTATTATCATGGGAAATGAGGGTGCTGAGCTTGCAGAGTTAGGTGACCTAACCTAGACCTTTGTTAGCAGTGTCCACCAAATGCTATTCTTCAGCAGACAGTACACAATATAACATGACATGAGGGTGATTTGAAggcagatttacatttacatttagtcatttagcagacgcttttatccaaagcgacttacaagtgaggtacaaggcagcaagaatctaagtcaaagaCAGATGACATTATTTCCTGACCCGGGCTACATGAAACAGCAAATTGTGGTGCCATGTACTGTATCGTGACTCTACACAGATGAGCCGTCTGGAGCACTACATGGCTTTCATGAAGCTCCCACCAGAGCTGCAGCTTCGTATCAACAACTACTACCAGGCCCGCTATGGAGGGAAGTGGTTTGATGAGAAGGACGTGATGAACACGGTGTCCTCAGCACTTAAAGAGGTACAACTCTGAACTTAATGCTCACACTGTGgcttatatttaatttattctagcaattgtatttgatttattttcaatacataattttttttacttttattattacacTTTATGTACAGTAGCTGTTGAAAACAAACCATATTTGATAAACAGTCAAACTCGCCAGCCACCTGTACAATAGCATTACGATCCCTACTGTTGTCTTCATACATTAGTAGATCCAAATTTTTCAAACCCCTGTTATAATaatgcaaaactaaaacattatGGGTCTGATTGCTTCATAAAAAGTTGCAGTAAATGGTATATAATTGAAGTCTATAGGCAACGTTTGCTATTTTCTCCCATGCTTTCTTTCTTATCGGTTTCATTAATTTTGCAGGAAATCCTGACAGTGATGTGCAGCCGGCTGCTAAGGAACGTGCCAATGTTTCaggacaaagaagaaaacttcATCAGTGCCGTCCTCCTCAAACTGGAGTACGAGGTTTTCCAGGAGGCAGACTCGATCATCCGGCAGAACGTACCAGGTGACCGTATGTTCTTCATCGACCATGGCCAGGTCCTCATGGAGACAGATTCCTACGAGAGGGAGCTGTGTGATGGAGACTTTTTTGGAGGTGGGTTGGACAGACCCTGATTAGTGAATATTTAGAACAAGTGACCACTAATGTGGGCAGCAGAGGGTGATTTAGGTGTTTGCTTATTTACATGATTTTTGTGTactggaaacatttttacaagaggcaagataaaatgtttaaacgACTTCCATGTGGACGTTAATGTCATTAATCAGTGACATTAATTAAAGGATAAGTTTAAATTAAACCCAATTCTTTGTTGTCTATATAGTTTTACTATCAGAGAGAAATATAATAGTTTTTAGTCtattacatttatctgacatCTGCAGTTGCAGGTTACTTAGAGATTCTGACTTGTACGTCATGATGTACTGTAATTTGCAATTTGAGTATATAAAGTCATTTAAAAGCACCCACATTACCAGCTTTAAAGTTCTGAACATATAAATTCCTCATCGCTGCTGATAATAGGTCATCCtgcatgatttttttcttaataacaCTGTAGTAATGTTACTTAAGTGAAATACTTCTCTTACTGCTGCCCATACGTTCACTTTTGCAAGCTTCATTTGTTTGCATTAGTGAGCAAGAATATGTTGAAGAAGTCACCAGAGCGAATAAATCCATCTTTTCTAATTTAGCGGATTTATTTAATTCCCAGGCTTTAAGTGGGAGCAAGCCCCAATCTTTTTGGCAGTGTATAGAGTTAAGCAGGATTCCCGAGACGACTCAGCAAAGGGCGGTTATTTAATTTAGGATTAATTGTCAGATCTCATCCCCCGTCATTAGGGTTTGCTCATTCATTAACCATGCTCTTGTGGTTTCCCCTGTGTGTACGACAGAGACATGCGTGCTGACCAAAGGCAAACATCTGGCCACAGTGAAGGCACTGACCGACTGccagtgtttctctctgtcataCGATGATTTACGGGACACGCTGGAAAGCTTCCCAGATGTCAAGAAGGACTTAGAAAAACTGGTTCAGCTCAACTTGGATGGAGAACTAGTGTAAGACAAAAGGCAGTATTTGGGCTTTTTACTGTGTAAAAAGAACAGaagttattatattatttatatatagaaTATTTCATGTGAGCGTGTCATGGACAGTAGGACTGGGGCAAGATACACGTTAAACACTGATAGGATGGACAGTTGTAGAGAACTGACCATTTTTACTCTGACTGAGAATATTCTGTCTTCCGATTCATAAACAAAGACCTCAACagtaaaaatggttttaaaaaagagaaagagagtcaGCAAGATTTCAAAGGATATTCGGGTTATGTTGACTGTTAACAACTTTGTACCTGCCAAGTAACTTGCCAATATGTGGCATCTCAGCAACTTtgctaaaatgaaataaaatgaataaaaatgaggaCTTGGCATGAATGTTTAAGCAATGTTAATTGAACTTACATAAATAAAGGCAAGGAATAAAATCATTACTGAGCTATTCAAACTGGTGTCTGGTTTAGTTTGGATCTACAGTATTTACCATTGTTtacctttttaacattttaactgcaCTCACCTTTAGTTTTAGTCATATTTAATTCGtacttttcagcttttttccaGCGGCATCGCCACGTTCCCAAATGTCACCAATTATTTTGTGCTTTGAGCTCGCTGCTAACATCTACGTGCCAACATGGTCACAGTGTCACTGCTGACATATTAATGTTTTAGACATATTGCAAAATAGTCAAAGTGCAGCTGAGACTGAGTTGATCTTTACTACATACTGGCGCTCGAATAAAAGCTCAAATCATCTTCTGCAGGGCCCAAAGTTTGATAGCCAACACTAGCTTCCCTAGGGCCTCTTTTTTAGACAGATCCCTGTATATTACCATTATGTTGGTCCTTCTGTATGAGGGCTTTGCCAACAAAGCTGGTTGCTCCTACACAGCTTCTGACATTCAAGTATCAGGGACATGAAGTGTGATGTGATGCATAACACACATTGGAAATACATTACTCATAATGACATATGAACCTAGTATTGATTTGCTTCTGCTAGTTTGGGCATTTACAAACTGACTGTGATTTAGTAATAATGAACTGGAATTTATCCTTAAAAGGAAAAACTCGTCGGCCATGttaattttctctaaaatgacatttattggCAGTAGCAGCAGACATATTAATGTCACTGTGACAGCAAGAAAACTTAGATCAGTTCGATACACTGCCTGGCCAAAAAAAAGGGACCACCTGAATGTAAATAAGCCAATAGATAAGAGCCTTCCACTGGATAATTAGTGCAGAGAGAAATGTGTCTCAGCTGGCAACAAGTTATTCATCCTTAACTGATCCAATGAGGAGCTGACTACCTAAATATGGATGACCAGGTTTTTCCATTAATGTTTGACAATGCCAGGAATAATTTTGCTCAAACTGTGAAAGAGTGTTTTGGGGTGAATTTACGTTGCTCAGACTCTCCCATCGTCAATACAAGATCTTggtgaaaaatgaatgcaactCTGGAAGGAAGTAAAGGTTTCAACACTGCATAGGCTCGTTAAAATGACTCCATGGCGAATGAATGCTGTAATCAAAGCTAAAGGCCATTTAATGAAATATTAGAGTGAGTGACTTTTATTGGCTCGGCAGGGTATAATAATGAAACATCTGTGTGACAACAGCAGGTGGTTTCCTTCCTCtttcatccaaacacacacacagtgcccgACGCAAGCCGGTGTTTGTATTCGTAGAGGTAGTACGAGGCTGGAGGGAAGTTGCACTTCATCTCCATCCTTCCTGGCACCACGTGGACGGCCACACCTGACCCCAGCCCCTCCTGCAGCTTTTTCAACATGCGTGCAGCCAGGTAGCGCCGTGCCCTGCCTGGGTCCTCCTCGATGGAAGCATACACCTCAGGTGGTGGGTTGGGGATCTTCCACTCCAGGTCCACGATGAGCTGGTGGATGCGGCTCTTGTCCAGTGAGGTGGGTGTGTCACGGTAGCATGCCACCACATGGGGGATTGGAGGTTCGGAAGCCACAGAAACGAAATTGTTGAGCTGCTGTTCTACCGGCacatcttccttttcttcttgcGTCTCCTCGTCTTTTGTGTCCTCCATGGGTCCCACAGCAGGGTGGAGCATCACTGCCCAGCGTAACCAATCGTAGTTCTTCTCCAGGGTCTTCAGGATGCTCGCAGCTGCCTCATCAGGGGGGGCACGGTTCTGCACTGCTTCGTGGAGCTGTTGCCGAATGTCTACTTCTGCTTGCTCCAAAAAGTAGCCTAAGCAGCGTCCTCCTGTGTTCTTCATCTTCCTGTAGAGGGCACCCATGCGGTCGGACCAGGTCTTCATCAGGAGAGCCTGATCTCTGCCTGTCAGAGAAGCCTGCGTGAAGAGACACAGCAGACCAGTACCTAGGACAAAATTTATCTGtcgaaagaaagaagaggaaaattgTAAAAGCAGTAAGCTTCACAACAGTGATGTTTTACCCTGCA
It contains:
- the LOC137133588 gene encoding uncharacterized protein isoform X1; amino-acid sequence: MAMFSVHSLRNLAGRSSGAMAMFGKVLEPVGYMQTVRVLVQGICSYLGGSATAEEAEMAKKNLDHIDQELGASGHGLLEDQEVHRLEDDLTVVYYQLGTAVRAQSDFTKKETEVFLQYVQDYRLERQLTALYNRLMGVSALTDQPTLLEELILTRKPKRWELREFCVKINFVLGTGLLCLFTQASLTGRDQALLMKTWSDRMGALYRKMKNTGGRCLGYFLEQAEVDIRQQLHEAVQNRAPPDEAAASILKTLEKNYDWLRWAVMLHPAVGPMEDTKDEETQEEKEDVPVEQQLNNFVSVASEPPIPHVVACYRDTPTSLDKSRIHQLIVDLEWKIPNPPPEVYASIEEDPGRARRYLAARMLKKLQEGLGSGVAVHVVPGRMEMKCNFPPASYYLYEYKHRLASGTVCVFG
- the LOC137133588 gene encoding uncharacterized protein isoform X2 — encoded protein: MAMFGKVLEPVGYMQTVRVLVQGICSYLGGSATAEEAEMAKKNLDHIDQELGASGHGLLEDQEVHRLEDDLTVVYYQLGTAVRAQSDFTKKETEVFLQYVQDYRLERQLTALYNRLMGVSALTDQPTLLEELILTRKPKRWELREFCVKINFVLGTGLLCLFTQASLTGRDQALLMKTWSDRMGALYRKMKNTGGRCLGYFLEQAEVDIRQQLHEAVQNRAPPDEAAASILKTLEKNYDWLRWAVMLHPAVGPMEDTKDEETQEEKEDVPVEQQLNNFVSVASEPPIPHVVACYRDTPTSLDKSRIHQLIVDLEWKIPNPPPEVYASIEEDPGRARRYLAARMLKKLQEGLGSGVAVHVVPGRMEMKCNFPPASYYLYEYKHRLASGTVCVFG